A segment of the Acidobacteriota bacterium genome:
AGGTCATTCAGATGGCCGCCCGGGTCGCCTATCTCGACCGGCTGCTCGCAGAATACGGGCCGGAGGCGGTGGAAGTCCGCTCCCGGATCCGCGCCATGAACGAGAGAGCCGTCCGGCGGATCTGGCCTGAAGAAAAAGACTCCCGGATCGAGCTGGCTCCGGAACGAAACGCAGGGAACGAGGTCTTCTCCGCCGTTCTGCGGCTCGCCCCGCAGAACGACACGCAGCGAATCCTCAAGGAACAGGCCGTGGCCGTCCTCGCCGACCTCGGCCAGTCCCGGGAACTGCTGCTGTTTCAGTCGATCCCGTCCATCTCCACGCTGCTCCTGACGGTCGTCGTCACGTGGCTCGTGCTCATCTTCGTCAGCTTCAGCCTCATCGCGCCGGACAACACGACCGCCGCCCTCTCCCTGGCGATCTCGGCCGTCTCGGTCTCCGGCGCGATCTTCCTGCTCCTCGAACTGGACCAGCCCTTCAGCGGCCTGATGAAGATCTCCAGCGAGCCGCTCGTCAGGACCCTGGGCCAGATCGCGAACTAGGGCCCGTCAGCGCGCCGCGGACTGCGCCTGCGCGAACTTCGACGACGGCAACGACATCGCGGGCGGCGCGACGGGCTTCTGCCTCTCGACGCGGCTCGCGGCCTTGTTGGCCGGGTCGTCCTCGAGCGGGACCCGCAGGGCCACGAGGTCGCCGGCCTTCAGGCCGCCATCCACGCGCGCGCCGCGGGCGAGCGGGACCGTCCGGGAGCGCCCGTTGCGGTCCACGATCGTGACGAGTCCCTTGTCGAACGAGGCCAGCGTGCCGCGCAGCGTGAGGTACGCGGACTCGACGAGGGCGGGTCCCGTGGGCTCGGAGTCCGCTGGAGGGGGCGGCGGGACGTAGAAACTCTCGCCGGATCCTCCGGTTGGGGGCGCCCACGACCCCGCGCGCGCGGCCGCCGCCGAATTGACCGCCGGGCGCTGCGCCGGCTCTCCCTGCAGGACCCGACCGCAGCTCGCCTGCTTCAGCGTCGCGCCCGGCTGGGCGACGATCTCCTTGTTGGCCTGGCCGGGCGCCGACGGCGCCGTCAGGTGCTGCTCGGCG
Coding sequences within it:
- a CDS encoding DUF4239 domain-containing protein, whose product is MNATLTAGIVAAGLLVAVMAGRRLRRVLPLDHQGAETRDTIKLAAGLVATMTALLMGLLVSSAKTSYDASRGQVIQMAARVAYLDRLLAEYGPEAVEVRSRIRAMNERAVRRIWPEEKDSRIELAPERNAGNEVFSAVLRLAPQNDTQRILKEQAVAVLADLGQSRELLLFQSIPSISTLLLTVVVTWLVLIFVSFSLIAPDNTTAALSLAISAVSVSGAIFLLLELDQPFSGLMKISSEPLVRTLGQIAN